A single Tenacibaculum sp. Bg11-29 DNA region contains:
- a CDS encoding RNA methyltransferase: MSLSKNNLKLITSLQQKKYRQKHNLFVAEGIKVIMELLSSTIKVSHIFTTDESFLALSEVDFTVITDLELKKISTLKNPNKVLGLFKIPEKINVNKDNFTVALDEVNDPGNLGTIIRLCDWFGISELVCSKNTVDCYNQKVVQSTMGSLTRVNISYVDLPEFLSNTKLPVYTADMEGSNVYKVSLPEKAILVMGNEANGISNEVSEIVKHKLTIPRFGENQQTESLNVATATAILLSEFKRGLE; the protein is encoded by the coding sequence ATGAGTTTATCTAAAAACAACCTGAAGTTAATAACAAGTTTACAGCAAAAAAAGTATAGACAGAAGCATAATTTATTTGTAGCTGAAGGGATAAAGGTAATAATGGAGTTGTTAAGTTCTACTATTAAAGTATCACATATTTTTACTACAGATGAATCTTTTTTAGCACTTAGCGAGGTAGATTTTACAGTTATTACAGATTTGGAATTAAAAAAAATTAGCACATTAAAGAATCCTAATAAAGTTTTAGGGTTGTTTAAAATACCTGAAAAGATTAATGTAAATAAAGATAACTTTACTGTAGCTTTAGATGAAGTGAATGATCCCGGTAATTTAGGAACCATTATTCGTTTGTGTGATTGGTTTGGTATTTCAGAATTGGTTTGCTCGAAGAATACAGTTGATTGTTATAATCAAAAAGTTGTGCAATCTACTATGGGGTCTTTAACAAGAGTTAATATTTCTTATGTTGATTTACCAGAGTTTTTATCAAATACTAAGTTACCTGTTTATACCGCAGATATGGAGGGTAGTAATGTATATAAAGTATCGCTGCCTGAAAAAGCAATCCTTGTTATGGGTAACGAAGCAAACGGTATTTCAAACGAAGTATCAGAAATAGTAAAGCATAAGTTAACAATACCACGATTTGGAGAAAATCAACAAACAGAAAGTTTAAATGTTGCTACAGCAACGGCTATTTTATTAAGTGAATTTAAAAGAGGGTTAGAATAA
- a CDS encoding ComC/BlpC family leader-containing pheromone/bacteriocin, producing the protein MKTVNLFESLTREKLQTIKGGTIATSKYTSIVDIDNEDDEDDEDGGITITGLATGKTSPIIKP; encoded by the coding sequence ATGAAAACTGTAAATCTATTTGAATCTCTAACTAGAGAAAAACTACAAACTATTAAAGGTGGTACAATTGCTACTTCAAAATACACTTCTATTGTCGACATAGATAATGAGGATGATGAGGATGATGAAGATGGTGGTATTACTATAACAGGGCTTGCTACAGGAAAAACAAGTCCTATTATTAAACCTTAA
- a CDS encoding 7TM diverse intracellular signaling domain-containing protein produces the protein MSKYTLIRLLFVTLFVFNIGCTNQSKLTNNQEIKLSYECFIDYHNAYSIQKLEKIPFKYLCDINFPFFNGSIWIKIKLSNLSYQKKELVIFNNDIINRSYKFYQLDTNNNKIYFTETNTSNDNRSFNFSKPNFKVTLAPNEESVFFIHAQSDGRAIRATPLIKSLPEFIKTVRNETIKNIFFFGVIFIILLINIFYWTLFKKKVYLFYTCYIFFTSLFYLGFDGYLFNIGLPLFIVEQLIFVLLKCMILFLLLFSANFLNINHSHPKSYKFLKNNSALLMLVILSYQILFCTKEIGKIHFIEFVFGLLWLSLLIVMIITASKKQKMQTRYYLIAMLFVLFFVFIGILNIYFATETTGKFYFKIGTTIEFIIFTYTTAKILGKNNGKTSLYAHQKELLQKSNNELQSKLIKANNNRIQKSDFLSIFKLLESNITREEEWVSFKNKFQEFNPDFFTNLYEKHPNLTKTEIRLLTLVKIGFTQKEISNILFIAESSVKKAKQRVRKKIILCSKITLTNYLATF, from the coding sequence ATGTCTAAGTATACGCTGATACGATTACTATTTGTAACTCTATTTGTATTTAATATTGGTTGTACCAATCAATCTAAACTAACAAATAACCAAGAAATTAAACTCTCTTATGAATGTTTTATTGATTACCATAACGCCTACAGTATACAAAAATTAGAAAAAATTCCATTTAAATATCTCTGTGATATTAACTTCCCTTTTTTTAATGGCAGTATATGGATTAAAATAAAACTAAGTAATCTATCTTATCAAAAAAAAGAGCTTGTTATTTTTAATAACGATATTATTAACAGGAGCTACAAATTTTATCAACTCGACACGAATAATAATAAAATTTATTTTACAGAAACGAATACTAGTAATGATAATCGTTCATTTAACTTTTCTAAACCTAACTTCAAAGTTACTTTAGCTCCCAATGAGGAATCTGTTTTTTTTATTCACGCTCAAAGTGACGGAAGAGCTATACGAGCAACTCCCTTAATAAAATCTCTCCCTGAATTTATTAAAACAGTTCGTAACGAAACCATTAAAAATATTTTCTTCTTCGGGGTTATTTTTATCATTCTTCTCATAAATATTTTTTATTGGACTCTTTTCAAAAAGAAAGTTTACTTATTTTATACATGTTATATCTTTTTCACCTCTCTATTTTACCTTGGTTTTGATGGTTATCTTTTTAATATTGGTCTTCCTTTATTTATAGTAGAACAACTAATTTTTGTTTTATTAAAATGTATGATTTTATTTCTTCTTTTATTTAGTGCTAATTTTTTAAATATTAATCACTCACACCCTAAATCCTACAAATTTTTAAAAAACAACTCTGCTCTATTAATGCTAGTAATATTAAGCTATCAAATATTATTTTGTACTAAAGAAATAGGTAAAATACACTTTATAGAGTTTGTTTTTGGGCTTCTATGGTTATCCTTACTAATTGTAATGATAATTACAGCTTCTAAAAAACAGAAAATGCAAACTCGTTATTATCTTATTGCAATGTTATTTGTTCTTTTTTTTGTTTTTATAGGTATTTTAAATATTTATTTTGCAACTGAAACAACTGGTAAATTTTACTTCAAAATTGGTACTACCATCGAATTTATAATCTTTACCTACACTACCGCAAAAATATTAGGTAAGAATAATGGTAAAACTTCATTATATGCACATCAAAAAGAGTTATTACAAAAGTCAAATAACGAATTACAATCAAAACTGATTAAAGCAAATAACAACCGCATTCAAAAATCAGATTTTCTAAGTATTTTTAAATTACTTGAATCAAATATAACTCGAGAAGAAGAGTGGGTCTCTTTTAAAAATAAATTTCAAGAGTTTAATCCTGATTTTTTCACAAACCTTTATGAAAAACACCCCAATTTAACTAAAACTGAAATTAGACTACTTACACTCGTAAAAATAGGTTTCACCCAAAAAGAAATCTCTAATATTTTATTTATTGCAGAAAGTAGTGTTAAAAAAGCCAAACAGCGAGTTAGAAAAAAAATTATTCTTTGTTCAAAAATTACCCTCACTAATTACTTAGCTACTTTTTAA
- a CDS encoding deoxynucleoside kinase → MHVAIAGNIGAGKTTLTQLLAKHYNWDPHFESVDENPYLDDFYGEMERWSFNLQVFFLNSRFRQVLELRKSGKKIIQDRTIYEDAHIFAPNLHAMGLMTNRDYSNYSSLFELMENLVTPPDLLIYLRADISTLVGQIHKRGREYENSISIDYLSRLNERYEAWVSKYTKGKLLIIDVDNLDFVKNQEDLGSIIDRIDAQINGLF, encoded by the coding sequence ATGCATGTAGCAATTGCCGGAAATATTGGCGCAGGTAAAACCACTTTAACCCAATTATTAGCAAAACATTATAACTGGGACCCTCATTTTGAATCTGTTGATGAAAATCCTTATTTAGATGATTTTTATGGAGAAATGGAAAGATGGTCTTTTAACCTACAAGTTTTCTTTTTAAATAGCCGCTTTCGTCAAGTTTTAGAATTAAGAAAATCTGGTAAAAAAATAATTCAAGACAGAACAATTTACGAAGATGCTCATATTTTTGCTCCTAACTTACACGCAATGGGCTTAATGACAAATCGTGATTATAGTAACTATTCATCATTATTCGAGTTAATGGAAAATTTGGTAACTCCACCAGATTTATTAATATATTTACGTGCTGATATTTCTACACTTGTAGGTCAAATACACAAACGTGGTCGTGAATACGAAAACTCAATTAGTATTGATTATTTAAGCCGATTAAACGAGCGCTACGAAGCTTGGGTTAGTAAATATACTAAAGGAAAGTTGTTAATTATTGATGTTGACAATTTAGATTTCGTTAAAAATCAAGAAGATTTAGGCTCTATTATTGATCGAATAGATGCTCAAATTAATGGTTTATTTTAA
- a CDS encoding response regulator transcription factor, producing MTKKIKVLLAEDEPSLGQIIKESLETRNFEVSHALNGEEAYHLYQKEQPEILVLDVMMPKKDGFTLAKEIRQENKHIPIIFLTAKSQTKDVLEGFEHGGNDYLKKPFSMEELIVRIHSLLNRNQLKISSEKIVIGNFIFNHNKQALFFNSKSELLTHRESELLFHLFKNKNEILDRSFILKKLWGNDDFFNARSMDVFISKLRKKLKKDESIQIVNIRGYGYKLIC from the coding sequence ATGACTAAAAAAATAAAAGTTTTATTAGCTGAAGATGAACCTAGTTTAGGACAAATTATAAAAGAAAGTTTAGAAACTAGAAATTTTGAAGTTTCTCATGCGTTAAATGGAGAAGAAGCTTATCATTTATATCAAAAAGAACAGCCCGAAATTTTAGTTTTAGATGTGATGATGCCAAAAAAAGATGGTTTTACATTAGCCAAAGAAATTCGGCAAGAAAACAAACATATTCCTATTATTTTTTTAACAGCAAAATCACAAACTAAAGATGTTTTAGAAGGATTTGAACATGGAGGAAATGACTATTTAAAGAAACCTTTTTCTATGGAAGAGTTAATTGTTCGTATTCATTCTTTATTAAATAGGAATCAGTTAAAAATAAGTTCCGAAAAAATAGTTATTGGTAATTTTATATTTAATCACAACAAACAAGCGTTATTTTTTAATTCAAAATCTGAATTACTAACTCATAGAGAGTCTGAATTACTCTTCCATCTTTTTAAAAATAAAAATGAGATACTAGACAGATCTTTTATCCTTAAAAAGCTATGGGGTAATGATGATTTCTTTAATGCAAGAAGTATGGACGTGTTTATTTCTAAACTAAGAAAAAAGTTAAAAAAAGATGAATCAATTCAAATAGTTAACATTCGTGGCTATGGTTATAAATTGATTTGTTAA